A window of Elusimicrobiota bacterium contains these coding sequences:
- a CDS encoding tetratricopeptide repeat protein: MKRLVLLLLALSAAALRAEDLTRKEREDMAGRAVELFQAAQPAAARELWERLLASGATSGENRRWRPWVGRAFEAEGNFQKALTAYQDAYDRDPKNVDRLVDLARVYNTVELKERALELYERALKADRSRTDVVLALGQLHFNAGRLVEARRYADDALRRDSRDAGARMLLAQIEESQGDLEGAARRREGLLAEHPSGPEAVAVGRLWARTGELELAQAAFRRAADLGVATSDLLFERGAVAWRRGDASGAEDWLGQTLAKDPGCAPAVLLLSVVDWERGRGSRALARLRGLTLAEDSPWISLRDRLITALTYGSTPGEKK, from the coding sequence CCGGGCGGGCCGTGGAATTGTTTCAAGCGGCCCAGCCCGCGGCGGCCCGGGAACTTTGGGAACGCCTGTTGGCGAGCGGGGCCACGAGCGGGGAGAACCGCCGCTGGCGACCCTGGGTGGGGCGCGCTTTTGAAGCCGAAGGGAATTTTCAGAAGGCGTTGACGGCGTATCAGGACGCCTACGACCGGGATCCGAAGAACGTGGACCGGTTGGTGGATCTGGCGCGGGTGTACAACACGGTGGAATTGAAAGAGCGGGCCCTGGAACTCTACGAGAGGGCCCTCAAGGCCGACCGCTCTCGGACCGACGTGGTCCTGGCCTTGGGCCAATTGCATTTCAACGCCGGGCGACTGGTGGAGGCCCGGCGCTACGCCGACGACGCTTTGCGGCGGGATTCCCGGGACGCCGGGGCTCGAATGTTGTTGGCCCAAATCGAGGAATCCCAGGGGGATTTGGAGGGCGCGGCCCGCCGCCGTGAGGGCCTTTTGGCCGAGCATCCATCGGGGCCCGAGGCGGTCGCGGTGGGCCGATTGTGGGCCCGCACCGGGGAGTTGGAGTTGGCCCAGGCGGCCTTTCGACGCGCCGCCGATTTGGGCGTGGCGACTTCCGATTTGCTTTTTGAGCGCGGAGCGGTGGCCTGGCGCCGGGGCGACGCCTCGGGGGCCGAAGATTGGCTGGGCCAGACCCTGGCGAAAGACCCGGGGTGCGCCCCGGCGGTGTTGCTGTTGAGCGTTGTGGATTGGGAACGGGGGCGCGGAAGCCGGGCCCTGGCGCGCCTCCGGGGATTGACGCTGGCGGAAGACAGCCCCTGGATTTCGTTGCGCGATCGATTGATCACGGCTCTGACCTACGGGTCGACGCCGGGAGAGAAGAAATGA
- the lysA gene encoding diaminopimelate decarboxylase codes for MTFNAYDTFCYRGSDLWVEGVKAKDLAARLGTPLYVYSAAKIQSQFERFDRAFAAFPHTICYAMKANSNLGVLSHLARLGAGADIVSGGELFRALKAGVPAARIVFSGVGKTEDEMAAALKAGILMFNIESAEEMDALERVAKRTRKAAPVSIRVNPNVVVDTHHHITTGKAENKFGVSAADAEALYHKAARSPWLRVTGIQAHIGSQLLDVRPYGETLDKLLVLVDRLEKAGIFFHVLDIGGGLGVVYKNERSPDPADLAALLLPKLAGRNLRLFFEPGRFLVAESGCLLTRVLYRKEPGHKNFVIVDAAMNDLARPALYDAHHPIWPVRKSAARDYVADVVGPICESGDYLAKARHLPRPKTGDLWAVMAAGAYGFSMSSQYNTRPRAAEVLVSGKKWWVVRERETLRDLVRGEKIPRA; via the coding sequence ATGACCTTCAACGCTTACGACACGTTTTGTTACCGGGGTTCGGACCTCTGGGTCGAGGGCGTCAAAGCCAAGGATTTGGCGGCGCGTCTGGGCACCCCGTTGTACGTCTATTCCGCCGCCAAGATTCAGTCGCAATTCGAACGATTCGACCGGGCTTTCGCGGCCTTTCCCCACACGATTTGCTACGCCATGAAGGCCAACAGCAACCTGGGCGTCTTGAGCCACCTGGCCCGACTGGGCGCGGGCGCGGACATCGTCTCCGGGGGGGAACTGTTCCGGGCGCTCAAGGCCGGCGTGCCCGCCGCGCGCATCGTTTTTTCCGGCGTGGGGAAAACCGAGGACGAGATGGCCGCGGCCCTCAAAGCCGGGATTCTCATGTTCAACATCGAATCCGCCGAGGAGATGGACGCCCTGGAGCGGGTGGCCAAGCGAACGCGGAAGGCGGCCCCGGTGTCCATTCGGGTCAACCCCAACGTGGTTGTGGACACCCATCACCACATCACGACCGGGAAGGCTGAAAATAAATTCGGCGTCTCGGCGGCGGACGCGGAGGCGCTGTATCACAAGGCCGCCCGGTCGCCCTGGCTCCGGGTCACGGGAATTCAGGCCCACATCGGCTCCCAATTGCTGGACGTTCGACCCTACGGCGAAACCTTGGACAAGCTCCTGGTCCTGGTGGACCGCCTGGAAAAAGCGGGAATTTTTTTCCACGTGTTGGACATCGGCGGCGGCCTGGGCGTGGTCTACAAAAACGAGCGGTCGCCGGATCCGGCGGATTTGGCGGCGCTTCTCCTGCCGAAACTCGCGGGCCGGAACCTCCGGCTCTTTTTCGAGCCCGGCCGCTTTCTGGTGGCCGAATCGGGGTGCCTGCTGACCCGGGTGCTGTACCGCAAGGAACCCGGGCACAAAAATTTCGTGATTGTGGACGCCGCCATGAACGACCTGGCCCGGCCCGCGCTCTACGACGCGCACCATCCCATTTGGCCCGTGCGCAAATCCGCGGCCCGGGATTACGTGGCCGACGTGGTGGGGCCCATCTGCGAATCCGGGGATTATCTGGCCAAGGCCCGCCACCTGCCCCGGCCGAAAACCGGGGACCTCTGGGCGGTCATGGCCGCGGGGGCCTACGGATTCTCCATGAGCTCCCAATACAACACCCGCCCCCGGGCCGCCGAGGTGTTGGTGTCCGGCAAAAAATGGTGGGTGGTCCGGGAACGGGAAACGCTGAGGGACTTGGTCCGAGGGGAAAAGATCCCCCGGGCTTGA
- a CDS encoding 4-hydroxy-tetrahydrodipicolinate synthase encodes MFEGSCVALVTPFKDGLVDDKKLAELVEFQIAGGTAAIVPCGTTGESATLSHKEHNEVVEKVISFARKRVKVIAGTGSNSTREAIELTRHAQEAGADGALLITPYYNRPTQRGLVEHFRAIARAVDLPLVLYNVPSRTGVNMLPPAIIELARSEKNIVGVKEASGSVDQTTEIIEALPETFSVLSGDDSLTLPLMAVGARGVISVLANLVPKDVAALCAAWKKGDAAEARRLHLKMYPLARAMFTETNPIPVKTAMGWLELCSAEMRLPLVAMEKANAEKVEAALRAYGLIGPRRQHAAC; translated from the coding sequence ATGTTCGAAGGATCCTGCGTTGCGTTGGTGACCCCGTTCAAGGACGGTCTCGTCGACGACAAGAAGTTGGCCGAACTGGTCGAATTTCAAATCGCCGGCGGCACGGCCGCCATCGTCCCCTGCGGCACGACCGGGGAATCGGCGACCCTCTCCCACAAGGAACACAACGAAGTCGTGGAAAAAGTAATTTCCTTCGCGCGGAAGCGCGTGAAGGTGATCGCGGGCACCGGGTCCAACTCCACCCGGGAAGCCATCGAGCTCACCCGGCACGCCCAAGAGGCCGGGGCCGACGGCGCCTTGCTGATCACGCCCTATTACAACCGGCCCACCCAGCGGGGGCTGGTGGAGCACTTCCGCGCCATCGCGCGGGCCGTGGACCTGCCCCTGGTGCTTTACAACGTGCCAAGCCGCACCGGCGTCAACATGCTGCCGCCCGCGATCATCGAATTGGCCCGGTCCGAGAAAAACATCGTCGGGGTGAAGGAAGCTTCGGGCAGCGTGGATCAAACGACCGAAATCATCGAAGCCCTTCCCGAAACCTTTTCGGTGCTTTCCGGCGACGATTCCCTGACGCTCCCCCTGATGGCCGTGGGCGCCCGGGGCGTCATTTCGGTCTTGGCCAATTTGGTTCCCAAGGACGTCGCCGCCCTCTGCGCCGCCTGGAAAAAGGGCGACGCCGCCGAAGCCCGCCGTCTGCACCTTAAAATGTATCCCCTGGCCCGGGCCATGTTCACCGAGACCAACCCCATCCCGGTCAAAACGGCCATGGGGTGGCTGGAACTTTGCTCGGCGGAGATGCGCCTGCCGCTCGTGGCCATGGAAAAGGCCAACGCCGAAAAAGTCGAGGCCGCCCTTCGGGCTTACGGGTTGATCGGCCCCCGACGGCAACACGCCGCCTGCTGA
- a CDS encoding 4-hydroxy-tetrahydrodipicolinate reductase has product MKTLSIGILGAGGRMGQAIAALAAEDAGLSIGGLLEAHDSPNLGKSFHGVTVTDRLQDVLGKAQVFIDFTSPPAALGHAAAIAAAGKPLVIGTTGIDGAKREELARTVKNIPVVLSPNMSLSANVLFDMVETLARALPGYDAEIFEIHHNKKKDAPSGTAKRLAESVKKGRAAGEFVFGRSGLVGERTPHEIGVHALRGGDVVGDHTVFFIGNGERIELAHRVTSRNAFAAGALVAAKWVARQPAGLYDMRDVLGLKKN; this is encoded by the coding sequence ATGAAAACATTGTCCATCGGAATTTTGGGCGCCGGCGGGCGCATGGGCCAGGCCATCGCGGCCCTGGCCGCGGAGGACGCGGGCCTTTCCATCGGCGGCCTGCTGGAGGCCCACGACAGCCCGAACCTCGGAAAATCCTTTCACGGGGTCACCGTGACCGACCGCCTGCAGGACGTGCTGGGCAAAGCCCAGGTGTTCATTGATTTCACCTCGCCCCCGGCGGCCCTGGGCCACGCGGCGGCCATCGCCGCGGCGGGCAAGCCCTTGGTGATCGGCACCACCGGCATCGACGGCGCCAAGCGGGAGGAGCTCGCCCGGACGGTCAAAAACATTCCCGTGGTGCTCTCGCCCAACATGAGCCTCTCGGCCAACGTGCTTTTTGACATGGTGGAGACCCTGGCCCGGGCGCTCCCCGGCTACGACGCGGAAATTTTTGAAATCCACCACAACAAAAAGAAAGACGCTCCCTCCGGCACGGCCAAGCGCCTGGCCGAGAGCGTGAAAAAAGGCCGCGCGGCGGGAGAGTTCGTTTTCGGCCGATCCGGCCTGGTGGGCGAACGGACGCCCCACGAGATCGGCGTCCACGCCCTGCGGGGCGGCGACGTGGTGGGGGACCACACGGTGTTTTTCATCGGGAACGGCGAGCGGATCGAACTGGCCCACCGGGTCACGTCCCGAAACGCTTTCGCGGCGGGAGCCCTGGTGGCGGCCAAGTGGGTCGCCCGGCAACCCGCCGGCCTCTACGACATGCGGGACGTGTTGGGGCTTAAGAAAAACTGA
- a CDS encoding fumarylacetoacetate hydrolase family protein yields the protein MTERLGRFEVGGAVRWGRLSGRWVEEILPDPFGPLEATGLRWPLTDVRLLAPCAPSKIVAVGVNYADHAKEFGKATPPEPLIFLKPPSAVIAPGETIRRPPRSKQVDYEGEIAVVIGRRARSVPKARALDYVLGYTLMNDVTARDLQRLDGQWSRAKGFDTFAPLGPWIATGLRPGRLKIETFVNGRRRQSSSTAQLIFDVPTLVSHISGVMTLEPGDVISTGTPSGVGPLRRGDRVEIRCPQIGRLINKVA from the coding sequence GTGACCGAACGCCTGGGTCGTTTCGAAGTCGGAGGGGCAGTGCGTTGGGGCCGCCTGTCCGGTCGCTGGGTGGAAGAGATTTTGCCCGACCCCTTCGGCCCCCTCGAAGCCACGGGCCTCCGTTGGCCCTTGACCGACGTCCGACTTTTGGCGCCCTGCGCGCCCTCCAAAATCGTGGCCGTCGGCGTGAACTACGCCGACCACGCCAAGGAATTCGGAAAAGCGACGCCCCCGGAGCCGTTGATTTTTTTGAAGCCCCCGAGCGCGGTCATCGCGCCCGGCGAAACGATCCGTCGTCCCCCGCGTTCCAAGCAAGTGGACTACGAGGGGGAAATCGCCGTGGTGATCGGCCGCCGGGCCCGGTCGGTCCCCAAAGCCCGGGCCCTGGATTACGTGTTGGGATACACTTTAATGAACGACGTGACCGCCCGGGACTTGCAGCGCCTGGACGGCCAATGGTCCCGGGCCAAGGGTTTCGACACCTTCGCGCCCCTGGGCCCCTGGATCGCCACGGGCCTTCGGCCGGGACGGCTGAAGATCGAAACCTTCGTCAACGGTCGTCGCCGGCAGTCGTCCTCCACGGCCCAACTGATTTTCGACGTGCCGACGCTGGTGTCCCACATCAGCGGCGTGATGACGCTGGAACCCGGCGACGTGATCTCCACCGGAACGCCCTCCGGCGTCGGTCCCCTGCGACGGGGGGACCGGGTGGAAATTCGTTGCCCGCAAATCGGTCGATTGATCAACAAGGTGGCGTAA
- a CDS encoding DUF1211 domain-containing protein, translating to MAEPTTGPVGRGRLEAFSDGVFSIVITLLVLDLRLPEGDVDSAGYLAWRILALWPQVFGYVLSFLIVGIFWVAHPFIFHHIRRVDRPLLWMNIFFLMALAFLPFPTTLISRHWDLAPSVWAYGGTLCAANLLLNVMWRYATRGGRLVDPGLSPELVRDVNRRSLRAVWVYVAAMVVAAWSPPAGLAIFLIVHILYILPVALDRHWTPKENNP from the coding sequence ATGGCTGAGCCGACGACCGGCCCCGTGGGCCGCGGTCGCCTCGAGGCTTTTTCCGACGGCGTTTTTTCCATCGTCATCACCCTGCTCGTGTTGGATCTGCGTCTGCCGGAAGGCGACGTGGACTCGGCGGGGTACCTGGCGTGGAGGATCCTGGCCCTGTGGCCCCAGGTTTTCGGTTACGTTCTCAGTTTCCTCATCGTCGGCATTTTTTGGGTGGCCCACCCTTTCATCTTCCACCACATTCGCCGGGTGGATCGGCCCCTGCTCTGGATGAATATTTTCTTCCTCATGGCCCTGGCCTTTCTCCCGTTTCCGACAACGCTCATCAGCCGCCATTGGGATCTGGCGCCTTCGGTTTGGGCTTACGGGGGCACTTTGTGCGCGGCGAATTTATTGTTGAACGTCATGTGGCGTTACGCCACCCGGGGCGGGCGGCTGGTGGACCCGGGGCTTTCCCCCGAGCTGGTTCGCGACGTCAATCGGCGGTCCCTTCGGGCGGTGTGGGTCTACGTCGCCGCCATGGTCGTCGCGGCTTGGAGCCCCCCGGCGGGCCTCGCGATTTTCTTGATCGTTCATATCCTCTACATTTTGCCGGTCGCCCTGGACCGGCATTGGACCCCGAAGGAGAACAACCCATGA
- a CDS encoding LL-diaminopimelate aminotransferase: MSFAASDRLGQLPPYLFAAIDAKKKAAQEKGADIISLGVGDPDLPTPAHIIEAGKRGLENPANHQYPFGAGLMSFRRAVADWYRKRFQVELNPETEIHSLIGSKDGLTHLPLAFLNPGDPALIPEPAYPAYNAAVLLAGGRPHFVPLLEKNKFLPDFGAVPKDVLRKAKLLFINYPSNPLSVTAPRSFYESVVALAREYGFLVVHDAAYSEMYYETPPMSFLEVPGAKDVGIEFHSCSKTYNMTGWRIGWVCGNAGAVKILGRLKDNYDSGVFQAVQDAGVAALTGPQDGVASMRAMYKERRDFFVPGLQKLGWDVFLPPATFYVWAKVPKGQTSARTAERLLEEAHLVCTPGNGFGPSGEGYVRFALTVPLPRLQEALARVAKVKW, from the coding sequence ATGAGCTTCGCCGCTTCCGATCGTTTGGGCCAACTGCCCCCCTATTTGTTCGCCGCCATCGACGCCAAGAAAAAGGCCGCCCAGGAAAAAGGCGCCGACATCATCTCCCTGGGCGTGGGCGACCCGGACTTGCCCACCCCGGCGCACATCATCGAAGCGGGGAAACGCGGGTTGGAAAACCCCGCCAACCACCAGTATCCTTTCGGCGCGGGCCTGATGAGTTTCCGTCGGGCCGTGGCGGACTGGTACCGTAAGCGGTTCCAGGTCGAGCTGAATCCCGAAACGGAAATTCATTCCCTGATCGGATCCAAAGACGGGCTCACCCATCTGCCCCTGGCGTTCCTGAACCCGGGGGACCCGGCGCTCATTCCCGAGCCCGCCTATCCGGCCTACAACGCGGCCGTGCTCCTGGCCGGCGGGCGACCCCACTTCGTGCCCCTCCTGGAAAAAAACAAATTCCTGCCGGACTTCGGGGCCGTGCCCAAAGACGTCCTGCGCAAAGCCAAGCTTCTCTTTATCAACTACCCGAGCAATCCTCTTTCCGTCACCGCGCCCCGGTCCTTCTACGAGTCCGTCGTGGCCCTGGCCCGGGAATACGGGTTCCTGGTCGTCCACGACGCCGCCTATTCGGAAATGTACTACGAAACGCCGCCCATGTCCTTTTTGGAAGTCCCGGGGGCCAAGGACGTCGGCATCGAATTCCACTCCTGCTCCAAAACCTACAACATGACGGGATGGCGCATCGGCTGGGTTTGCGGCAACGCCGGCGCGGTCAAAATTCTCGGGCGGCTCAAGGACAACTACGATTCCGGCGTTTTTCAAGCGGTGCAGGACGCGGGCGTGGCCGCCCTCACCGGTCCCCAGGACGGCGTGGCGTCCATGCGGGCGATGTACAAGGAACGGCGGGATTTCTTCGTGCCGGGCCTTCAAAAACTGGGGTGGGACGTGTTCCTCCCCCCGGCCACCTTTTACGTCTGGGCCAAAGTGCCCAAGGGCCAGACCTCGGCCCGCACCGCCGAACGGTTGCTCGAGGAAGCCCACCTCGTTTGCACCCCCGGGAACGGTTTCGGCCCCTCGGGGGAGGGTTACGTGCGTTTCGCCCTGACGGTGCCCCTGCCGCGTCTCCAGGAAGCCCTGGCCCGGGTGGCCAAGGTGAAATGGTAA
- a CDS encoding DMT family transporter, translated as MARRGALLLFFSAVLFGVIGGLVKRLSLVLPTESLVFFRNAVGLMALLPLTGILGKEGLGTREFGSHAYRALSGLGGMYLSFFALGRMPLADAMALGYTAPLFMPFIARVRLGEAMPRHVAPALALGFLGVLLILKPGFGVFRPVALAALGSGFLAAVAQVGIRHLTRTEPSFRIVFYFGLVSTVVSGIPAAFRWKTPPASLWPALLLVGSLATAAQLFLTAGYRRTSPARGGPMMYVAVATAGAMDWAVWRRLPDAWSVAGVAAIVGAGAYILRRSGAAVIDGGGA; from the coding sequence ATGGCCCGCCGCGGAGCGCTCCTCCTCTTTTTTTCCGCGGTCCTGTTCGGCGTTATCGGGGGCCTCGTCAAGCGGTTGTCCCTCGTTTTGCCCACCGAATCCCTCGTCTTTTTCCGAAACGCCGTCGGGCTAATGGCCCTCCTCCCCCTGACGGGGATTTTGGGGAAAGAAGGTTTGGGCACCCGGGAATTCGGGTCCCACGCGTACCGCGCCTTGTCGGGGCTCGGAGGGATGTATCTATCCTTTTTCGCTCTGGGGCGAATGCCCCTGGCCGACGCCATGGCCCTGGGCTACACGGCGCCCCTCTTCATGCCCTTCATCGCCCGGGTCCGGCTGGGGGAAGCCATGCCGCGCCACGTGGCCCCAGCCTTGGCCCTGGGGTTTCTGGGCGTCCTTTTAATTCTCAAGCCCGGCTTCGGCGTGTTCCGGCCCGTGGCCCTGGCCGCCCTGGGTTCTGGTTTTTTGGCGGCGGTGGCCCAGGTCGGCATCCGGCACCTGACCCGCACCGAGCCCTCCTTCCGGATCGTTTTTTATTTCGGCCTGGTCTCCACGGTCGTTTCGGGAATCCCCGCGGCCTTCCGGTGGAAAACGCCGCCGGCGTCCCTTTGGCCCGCCTTGCTCTTGGTGGGAAGTTTGGCCACGGCGGCCCAGTTGTTTCTAACCGCCGGCTATCGTCGGACCTCCCCGGCCCGGGGAGGTCCCATGATGTACGTGGCCGTGGCCACCGCGGGGGCCATGGATTGGGCGGTGTGGCGGCGGTTGCCCGACGCGTGGTCGGTGGCCGGGGTGGCCGCCATCGTTGGCGCGGGGGCGTACATTCTCCGACGGTCGGGCGCGGCGGTCATCGACGGGGGGGGCGCTTGA
- the folK gene encoding 2-amino-4-hydroxy-6-hydroxymethyldihydropteridine diphosphokinase, producing MGPGRGDDGPGGGRLRLADGHHRRSAAPGPARGGGLRRRPFPAVPLRRGKNKENSPAAPALEPSTARRGPPSWVLPVRSQGPGAPPVKRERVFLGLGSNVGDRLRFLKKAVRALDGLSGTRVAGKSPVYETAPVGPRQRNFLNAVVELRTDLEPPVLLAALKKVEKRLGRRARRRWGPREIDLDLLHFGARRRRSAALTLPHPRWRERRFVLAPLAALAPRWKDPRTGQTAAALNRKLTDPDQRIRLYKTSFL from the coding sequence ATGGGCCCGGGCCGGGGGGACGACGGCCCCGGCGGCGGCCGGCTCCGACTTGCCGACGGCCACCATCGACGATCGGCGGCGCCTGGCCCGGCACGCGGCGGAGGCCTTCGCCGCCGTCCATTTCCTGCCGTTCCTCTCCGGCGCGGAAAAAATAAAGAAAATTCGCCAGCGGCTCCTGCATTGGAACCTTCGACGGCCCGACGTGGCCCTCCTTCATGGGTTCTTCCGGTTCGTTCTCAAGGACCGGGCGCCCCGCCCGTGAAGCGCGAGCGGGTGTTCCTGGGGTTGGGGTCCAACGTGGGGGACCGCCTTCGGTTTCTAAAAAAAGCGGTTCGGGCGCTCGACGGTTTGTCGGGAACGCGCGTGGCGGGAAAATCCCCCGTCTACGAAACGGCGCCCGTGGGGCCGCGCCAACGGAATTTCCTGAACGCGGTGGTGGAGCTGCGAACCGATTTGGAACCGCCCGTTCTGCTGGCGGCCTTAAAAAAAGTGGAGAAACGGTTGGGCCGCCGGGCCCGCCGCCGCTGGGGCCCCCGGGAAATCGATTTGGACCTTCTCCATTTCGGGGCGCGTCGCCGCCGTTCCGCCGCGCTGACGCTTCCGCACCCGCGCTGGCGCGAGCGGCGGTTCGTGTTGGCGCCCCTGGCCGCCCTCGCCCCGCGCTGGAAGGATCCCCGAACGGGACAAACGGCCGCGGCCTTGAACCGAAAATTGACAGACCCGGATCAAAGGATTAGACTCTACAAAACCTCTTTTTTATGA
- the panB gene encoding 3-methyl-2-oxobutanoate hydroxymethyltransferase → MTKNPLAAVTVPGLLRMKRAGEKIVALTAYDAPTGRLLDAAGVHLVLVGDSVANVKLGYPNTLPVTLEEMLHHTRAVRRGVARALLVADMPFLTYEFDPKVAVGQVGRLIKEGGAAAVKVEGAGAILPSIRALVAANIPVMGHLGLTPQSVLRLGGYRRQGRDRAGATRILSDARRLQSAGVFALVLEAVPAALGKKITRALRIPVIGIGAGPATDGQILVVDDLLGLTPPPRPRFVRAYAELGAESLRAVRAYAQDVAAGRFPGPRESHD, encoded by the coding sequence ATGACGAAAAACCCTCTTGCCGCCGTCACCGTTCCCGGCCTACTTCGGATGAAACGCGCCGGGGAAAAAATCGTCGCCCTCACGGCCTACGACGCCCCCACCGGCCGCCTTTTGGACGCGGCGGGGGTGCATCTGGTTTTGGTCGGCGATTCGGTGGCCAACGTGAAGCTGGGGTATCCCAACACGCTCCCCGTGACGTTGGAGGAAATGCTCCACCACACCCGCGCCGTGCGCCGCGGAGTGGCCCGGGCGCTGCTCGTGGCCGACATGCCTTTTTTAACCTACGAATTCGACCCCAAAGTCGCCGTCGGCCAGGTGGGCCGGTTGATCAAGGAGGGCGGCGCCGCCGCGGTCAAGGTGGAAGGCGCCGGGGCCATTTTGCCGTCCATCCGCGCGCTCGTGGCCGCCAACATTCCCGTGATGGGCCATTTGGGGCTGACGCCCCAGTCCGTGCTTCGGCTCGGGGGGTACCGCCGCCAAGGGCGGGACCGCGCGGGGGCCACGCGGATTTTGTCGGACGCCCGCCGTCTCCAGTCCGCGGGGGTGTTCGCCCTCGTGCTCGAGGCCGTGCCGGCGGCCCTGGGGAAAAAAATCACCCGCGCGCTCCGCATTCCCGTGATCGGCATCGGGGCCGGTCCCGCCACCGACGGCCAGATTTTGGTGGTCGACGATCTTTTGGGGCTCACCCCGCCGCCCCGGCCGCGTTTCGTCCGGGCCTACGCGGAGTTGGGCGCGGAAAGCCTTCGGGCCGTCCGCGCGTACGCCCAGGACGTGGCCGCCGGCCGATTTCCCGGACCGCGCGAGTCCCACGATTGA
- a CDS encoding alpha/beta fold hydrolase produces METLVRMIVVLAGLSVLFFVLWAYYSSALIIDGNRDPITVLPRTFGLEFTEEVFPSADGLTLKGWFVPAQGPRAHGKPGPVLPTDKTLIVCHGWGANRSDILERTHFLNTEGGYNLFYFDFRNHGDSGAGKSSLTKLEIGDLEAALAHLRSTHPAEARRVGLYGMSMGGAVCLWAAAHHADILGVAAESPFGSYRDVVVRFGRLYYNMPRVPFALITLWAVRWRLGFDPQDYSPLAVIGKIAPRPLFLLQGDKDVRMPVLEGNRLFAAAGEPKTLWTVPGANHGEVAEWGGRDYRQKLLDFYRRVFAPPAP; encoded by the coding sequence TTGGAAACCCTCGTCCGTATGATCGTCGTCCTGGCCGGATTGTCCGTTCTCTTTTTCGTCCTTTGGGCCTATTATTCCTCGGCCCTGATCATCGACGGCAACCGGGACCCCATCACCGTCCTCCCCCGAACCTTCGGCCTCGAATTCACGGAGGAAGTGTTCCCTTCGGCCGATGGCCTGACCCTCAAGGGGTGGTTCGTGCCGGCCCAGGGGCCCCGCGCCCACGGGAAACCCGGTCCCGTCCTCCCCACGGACAAAACCCTCATCGTCTGCCACGGGTGGGGCGCCAACCGCTCGGACATCCTGGAACGCACCCACTTTTTGAACACCGAGGGCGGCTACAACCTTTTCTATTTCGATTTCCGAAACCACGGCGACAGCGGGGCGGGGAAATCCTCCCTGACGAAATTGGAAATCGGCGATCTCGAGGCGGCTTTGGCCCATTTGCGTTCGACTCACCCGGCGGAAGCTCGTCGGGTCGGCCTCTACGGCATGTCCATGGGCGGGGCCGTCTGTCTGTGGGCGGCGGCCCACCACGCGGACATCCTCGGCGTGGCGGCGGAAAGCCCCTTCGGCTCCTACCGCGACGTCGTCGTTCGCTTCGGCCGGTTGTACTACAACATGCCCCGGGTTCCCTTCGCCTTGATCACGCTCTGGGCCGTGCGCTGGCGGTTGGGATTTGATCCCCAGGATTATTCCCCCCTGGCGGTCATCGGAAAAATCGCTCCCCGCCCGCTGTTTCTGCTTCAAGGGGACAAAGACGTCCGCATGCCGGTCCTGGAGGGGAACCGCCTGTTCGCGGCCGCGGGCGAACCCAAGACCCTCTGGACGGTCCCCGGCGCCAACCACGGCGAGGTCGCCGAATGGGGCGGGCGGGATTACCGCCAAAAACTCCTGGATTTCTACCGGCGCGTTTTCGCGCCCCCCGCGCCGTGA